The region ACCGCTGAAAGGCCTCCTGATCATGGGGTGTGGTGATGATCAACACCTCACGGATCCCCGCCAGCATCAGGGTGCTGAGCGGGTAATAGATCATCGGCTTGTCGTACACCGGCAGCAATTGCTTGCTTACCGCCTGGGTGATCGGATGCAGCCGCGTGCCACTCCCCCCGGCCAGGATGATTCCCTTGCGGCGCGAAGGTTCAGACACGGATGCTCAAAAGTTGGCGATATTTCAGCACGGGACTGGCGTTGAAGAAGACCTGGCTCAATTGCGCCAGTCGAGCCAGGGGAGCCCGGCGGCAATGGCCGGGGTACTTGACCGGTACACCGCATAGTCCGGATGCAGCAGGAGCAAGGAGCGTTCCTCCCGGCGGGCTTTGCCCCCCAGCACAGCCACCAGCCCAAGTAGCAGTAGTAGATGCAGCAGGCTGCCGATGGCCAGCGCCACTCCCAGCGAGCACAGCAGCACGGCCTCGTACATCGGGTGCCGGCAGCGTTGGTAGGGCCCCTGGCTGATCAGCCGGTTTCCCTGCTTGGCTTCAGGCAATGGAGACAGGCTGCTGCCGAGGGCTGCAAAGGCCTGCGCCGCAACAATAAAGCCGCTCAACAGCAGCACCACGCCGACGACGAAGACGGGCCGGGGCCAGATGTTCAACCCCCAGTCGGCGGGGGCAGGCCACGGCGGCAGCAGGTGTGCCGTGATCAGCAGCAGCTGGGCGAGCAGCCACCATTCGCCGCGGCGGTTGTCGAGCCAGCCTCCCCAGCTCAGTCCCCAGCCAGAGAACATCCCATCGCCCCTGATA is a window of Synechococcus sp. A15-24 DNA encoding:
- a CDS encoding methyltransferase — its product is MFSGWGLSWGGWLDNRRGEWWLLAQLLLITAHLLPPWPAPADWGLNIWPRPVFVVGVVLLLSGFIVAAQAFAALGSSLSPLPEAKQGNRLISQGPYQRCRHPMYEAVLLCSLGVALAIGSLLHLLLLLGLVAVLGGKARREERSLLLLHPDYAVYRSSTPAIAAGLPWLDWRN